GAAATGCCAAAGCATAGGGGCAATGTGTCCAAATATAGCTGTGCAGCGTGCTCCTCATCAGCCCTTTAGAACAATGTGAAGGATTATCTGGTCCTGGATGAATACTGCAATGTATCTGAAACCCCCTGGGGACAATTAGACTAAATAAATATCAATGTATAAAGTATCTGGATCCAACTGTCACAGAAATACTGCTAAAAACTACTGTGAGACTTTGATTAATGCTGATAGACCTTATGGTCATGCTCACTAAGTGTAGTGTGTAAAAGTCTGTGTTAAAAATTCATACAATAATCTTTGCTTCTGCTCCAAAGGTGCTATAAGCTGCAGCTATGTCTGAGGGGTGAGTGTTGGCctctgagcaaacacaaatatgtacattacagaaaaaataaCCACCACATTCAGACTGTTGAGTAAATTTAACTTGACTTCCCCATTTAatagattaattaattttagtagcagtagcagtagtaccAGTATTTATCATCACTGACCTGTTGTAAAAGACTTTTTTTAGTGTTCCAGTAGatttctaaataattaaaactgtatttttttgttttttgtttttttatgtcacatAATGATGATGTAATGAAGACCGGTGAGTCAAAATCATTAATTGTCATtcatcattaataattaatcagtaTAGATTCAGAGCTTTTGTGCATGTCATACTTATAATGACATTTGAAACCTACAGTACATTAATAATTTATCTGATGAAGTTTCCTAAATCTTTGTCACAGAGAaaatccaaaaaagaaaagccaaaaTATTCAGCAACACGTCGACTGCTATTGAAGGTCGGTCTTTTACACCTACAGGCCAAATGTGAACAGTATTTCTGCAACAGCATGCTGCTCAATCCTAAACTGTACTCAGTAATAAAGGCCTTGTTATTTTACAGTCCAAACTGCTGAAGAAGGCAGCTTCTATGCTGGTGGCTGAAAGCGAGGCAAAGAAACACGAGAAAGAAAGAGCTGTGAACGAGAGCTTCCCTCCACTGCAGCTCTCAGGTTTGTCAGTCCAGGAGCTCCAGGTACTGGCGCAGCGAATACAGTTGATTAAAACGTTATTTCACATATCTTGatgattctttattttttaaatttgcaggAGCTTTGTAAAGAACTGCATCGTAAGATTGATGTTGTAGATGAAGCTCGTTATGACATGGAGGTCAAGGTGGCAAAAAATGAGCAAGAGGTACGGTGAAATCAAATGAATAGAATTACTGACCTTTGGATGATGTACTTGGATGGTTTCTGGAACCTCTGtacctgtgtctgttttgtgcACAGATTCAGTCACTGAATCAGAAGATTGTTGAGCTAAAGGGGGTAAAGAGGCCCAATCTGAAGCGGGTGAAGAAAACAGCTGACGACATGTTGGGCGCATACACTGACACCTCCAAACTCATGAAGGCTGATTTCAAGGTCAATCTTAAGACagtgaagaaagaggaggaaaaggtaAAGATGTTGGCAGAGACTTTCATTTATTCTGTAGTGTATGAGAAACAGTTAACATAAAAAAGGAGTTTAAATCTACTTTATATTCATTTTACAGAGAGAAGAAGTGACTGACTGGCGTAAGAACGTGGAGGCCATGTCTGGT
This DNA window, taken from Anabas testudineus chromosome 6, fAnaTes1.2, whole genome shotgun sequence, encodes the following:
- the LOC113165945 gene encoding troponin I, slow skeletal muscle-like, coding for MSEGPRKSKKEKPKYSATRRLLLKSKLLKKAASMLVAESEAKKHEKERAVNESFPPLQLSGLSVQELQELCKELHRKIDVVDEARYDMEVKVAKNEQEIQSLNQKIVELKGVKRPNLKRVKKTADDMLGAYTDTSKLMKADFKVNLKTVKKEEEKREEVTDWRKNVEAMSGMEGRKKLFDAGQ